In the genome of Metabacillus litoralis, the window TTTTCATAGAACTCCTTTATAGATTCTGGAACATTTGACCAATCTTGTTGCATTTCTGAAATAGAATTAGTCGGTATACCACCTTCATAATAAAGTATTTCGTCATTTTCACTCTTTACGCTGTATAGTACTGCATATTGTCCATTATCTACAATTAGTTCAAATTCTAATAAATTTTCTTTCAAATATGATATAGTATTACTCAATTCTTTTTCACATACACTATTCCATAATGCTATTAATTTATCTTTCTTTCTAGTTTTATCTGTTTCTTTAAATATCTCTATCCATTTTTCAGGCATATTTTCCTTTTCAATATTGAGTAAGTCCCTGTTAGACACAAACTCTATACTTTTTCTATATTGTCTTAAAAAAGATAATTTATCCACCCGAAATCACTCC includes:
- a CDS encoding SMI1/KNR4 family protein; this encodes MDKLSFLRQYRKSIEFVSNRDLLNIEKENMPEKWIEIFKETDKTRKKDKLIALWNSVCEKELSNTISYLKENLLEFELIVDNGQYAVLYSVKSENDEILYYEGGIPTNSISEMQQDWSNVPESIKEFYEKLHNGFYYLPSRAMGLVPVERITHFEDHEWGILEELDGPLGVNMATTYGFFENGMGGYVAIDLNNCIGDVATLWFTNDKPEYNVDFWDIVDEWIVIGLQDN